The window aatctgtgagaaaagattcatgaaaaattcagaaaaatattcagagaagaggagtgagcatggacaactctttctcaccatcctgtgactttaatcagtgagttttggagtgtttaagagctgaagatttggtgtcctgaagttgagaatcacctatgttcttcagcctttgattttgatcggttaattcgtggttagcttgaagagagacaaccagtcaagtttaattagttgagtaaaaccgatggccaaggagagtattcggatcagccggatccttgtgatggttctgaaccgagagtgatccaaaagtgaagtgtgattagcttgagctcgagtctagtcttccttaaccAATcccatggatttaaaggtgagtctagatagatgatgaatgaattatgaatgagtatgcatgattgcatattgaatatggttgattaattaagaattaataatgaattaattaagaaataatcattgattaattaaggattaatcatggattaactaaggagtaattatggtttgattgattaagtattattccttaatctatatttatatatgaagtatttatctagtttaaatacttaagaataagcaagaataattctttgaggttatcccgagccttagtacttgttctcaagtactaatctataagtattctattaataagtgtgaatcatgtgaagtcttattgtatactcactctcccgaaagtcccgcattgccgtgaattggtcctgcgatatggatcaaggtcatgaagacatgatgatggggtcgcaccctggaggccgtgtaactgcatgcagcgttggatgttctatcttggaatatctgatggagatgatggttatatttattccccgttaagctcggttagccttggtggttttccgggtttagcatatatatatatatatatatatatattaagagtatgagtgattggcgggtatcgtggaggtgatgtttaagatagattcacatggatggattgagaggccttatattaattatggaatataattccactgcattcaaatggtgtcgattgctcgggatactattgatatgtgtttgggtgtgggattagactcgctgagtaaactagttactcatgactcatttgatatgcaggtaaccagtaggtgggagacctttactctaggacaggaaggaacggcattagccagcggtagttttattatccttgcaaagtcattttgatatatcttatgaataagatttgtagaccgaaaacctcgaggttaatttataacaaattttgtaagatgattttgaatgatatataaataatgtttttttttaaagtacgggttccatatgatattagtccttgtccggacgaactaactatcaggtattgctttctcgggttgaaaagcctagagtggtatccgataggagcgttggtgttctttggttgttggtctaaggcgatcggaagtattctgagaacctcagatcgaccatcgaggaacatccaccgtgtcatttccggtcatctatgatcgggggtgtcacagtcgcagctcgaaataacaaaaacgaaaaaaaatgcctaaattgctaagtgctaagttttctctgaaaagtTCTCTCTCCATGCTCCTcccctaggactccttatatactagctccaaggtcggtttacgcttttactcttctgcccttaagccgtcatagcataaaaatggagatattctatttttcccgatcttcacaattatcttcaaaacttccgtatttatccgcggaaacttgacatttatcctttcctgtggaccaagcgtaaaccgtgctgtggtttacgggcttttggttaagaaatcgtaggatgggcctcgagtcgtgttttaggtccctttgggccgtcttccgactcgatacGTTTGCTACgagttctttcgataaagaacgaacttttcgcggtttttaatccgcaaagtttgatcgatgatttagaatagcagAAAACATAgcctgagcttgctacggtcttcgggagatagcatttgatggtttgacgagaatgcatggactggtgtcgtatcgatgttcggaagagcccggtcgctatgcaacgaccgaactttggctcgagcccggtcgttacggtcttcgggagatagcatttgatggtttgacgagaatgcatggactggtgtcgtatcgatgttcggaagagcccggtcgctacgcaacgaccgaactttggctcgagcccggtcgctacgtagcgaccgagctttggcttgagctcggtcgctacgtagcgaccaagcttggccaagctcggtcgctacgtagcgatcgagcgggacgCGCGCTCGGtatctacgtagcgaccgagctttggcttgagctcggtcgctacatagtgaccgagcgctcgtcccggaCTACGTAGCGACATCGGCTcagacttggttgctacgtagcgaccggaaagcgtgcatgtgcggtagttacgcaacgaccgagcttggttcgttgctttgaatcttcaaggatacttcttcgtaaaaacttcgtattggttattttttacgaaaattatatctttctttttactatctctttcggaaatgtgatttccgagggttttcgtgtgataattccgtcgtgaccgtttttgacccgaACACCCTTGTAACATAAACCAAAACCAACAATGCTACTAAGAACCTTCTGTCAAAATAAGGCCGCTAAACAACATATTCTCTGGCGGCCGAAAGCACAAGCTTCCTTGGCTTCCATCAAGGGCCGCCTCTGGGTCGGACCCCCATCGGGTTAATGGATACCCGACTCAAATATGCCCTTACCCTAAGTATATCATTTCTTCCCCTTTTCGATTTCGTCTGCTCCTCGAGATATTCTGAATAATATATCACCATTAACTTCTCGAAAGATTTTGATTCACCCAAATCTCAATAACCTTTCCTAATCATGATCCTCTCCGACTTCTATTCCTTTTCTGTTCAACGATATCGAAAATTCGAAACCCTAGAATCTATCCCTTATTAAGCAACTTCAATTGCTCGAATTGGAGATACAAAAGCACCAAAATTCCTCGCCTCTTCTGTCAAGAAATCACAGAGAGGTGATTCATCTTCCTATTCTTTGCAATCGATTAATGGGTCTTTAGTTTCTGGGTTTGTACTTCGGGTTTGTTCTTTGGGTTTCTCGGATATGTCGGGTTTGTCGTGTTCGGTTTCAGTTGGTCGTTTTCTTTTGTTGACATAATGGTGTCTTAAGTCGAGTCCTTGTTGTTTCTTCTCAGATTTCAGTTTTTAACTATGTTGGTTTTGAAATGTGTTTAAGTTGTAGTGTACTTCTTTGATCTTGGTTGTAGTGTTTGTCAATAACAGTTGCTGGAAAGGTATCTTGTGTTGGTTATGGAATGTGTTTAAGCTGTTGTATTGTTACTTACAAATTCTAATTTTAGTATTATATTAAGATCGTAAGCTGATTATGTGATGTTGGTTCACCACTTGCAGATGGATGCATCATCGTCCAAGATCCCACAAGACAATGGAGCTGAGTCATCTAAGAAAGGAAATGAAGTTGGATATGAAGACCACCAAACTACTGATAGGCATGGGAAGAGGAAGGGAGCAGAAACCCCATGTGAAGAAGCTTCTCAGGCGAAGAAGTTTAAAAAAGTTGTTGTGTCAAGGTCTGATGTTTGGAACCACTACAGCAGAACAACGCAGAGCCGTGACAGGTGCATTTGCCGCTACTGCCAAAAGGTGTTTTCATGTGCAACCAAATCAGGAACTTCCAATCTCCAGAAGCACTTGCTCATCTGCAAAGAGTACCAGGCGCACTTGATTAGCAAAGGGAAGAATCAAACTTCCATTGATGATGAAGGGAGTTTGAAGCCATCAAAAGTACCTGAGAAAGTTGTCAGAGAAGCGGCGAATGAGTTATTGGTGTTAGTTGAGTTGCCTCTTTCTTTCATAGAAAGTACATGATGGTAGTATTTCTGAAATAAGATAAAGCTTTGTATTGTTTCAATCTTTACGTGAAGTATTTTTCTGATTTCTGAAactaatgttttgtttttacgTGAAGGTCAATCTTTACAAACCTCACTCAAGGCGAACTGCTACTGGAGACATTGTGGAGATGTTCCTGAAGAAGAAAGAGGCGTTGAATAAATGGTTGTACACTAGCCAACAAAGAGTTTCCCTCACCACTGACATTTGGGTTTCTCAAGTGACATGTAAGGTTCTTTCTTTCTGAAAAGTGAGaacaattttctatttttatttattctaatatcATTGCTTTTGCAATGTTGGCAGGTGTAAGTTACATGGTTGTAGCTGCACATTTTGTTGACACAACTTGGGAGCTGAAGAAGATCATCCTTGGTTTCAAACTGGTCATGGATCATAAAGGTCAGACGATTTCCACTGTTCTTTTAGACTGCTTAGCTGACTAGGGAATTGAGAAGCTGTTTTGCATTACGGTAGACAATGCTACTGCTAACACCTCTGCTATTAGGCGTTTCCATAATGAATTTAGATCAGTCTCGCCTGATGCTTTAGTCTTAGATGGTAACTTTCTTCATATGAGGTGTTCTGCACACATTATCAACTTGATAGCTAGGGAGGGTCTATGTGATTTAGGGGAAAATGTGTTGGCAATCCGCAATGCAGTCCAGTATGTCCAGTCTTCTACCAATAGGCTAAACGCGTTTGACCAAAGAGTTATTACTGGAAAGATGACAAGAAGAAGTCTGCCGATGGATGTTAAGACTAGGTGGAATTCAACCTTCCTCATGTTATCTAGAGCCTTGCAGTTCAAAGTGGCGTTTGATAGGATGGAAGCAGAGGACAAATTGTACAATGACTACTTTTTAGAAGTAGAAAATGGTGTTAAGAGGTGTGGACCGCCTGGTCTTAGTGACTGGAATGCTGTGGAGAAGCTAAAGAGGTTCCTAGTCATCTTTTATAATAGTACTTTAGTTGTCTCAGCTTCCTCAAAGGTGAATTCCTACAAATGCTATGGTGAGATAGTGACTGTTGAGAGGAATCTCACAACACTGACCTGCAACTTGGACCCGTATTTGAAGTTGAAAGTTGAAGACATGTTGCAGAAGTTCTTGAAGTATTGGGACGGCATGAAGAATGTGAACAAGATGTTGATTTTTGCAGCAATCATCAATCCCAGGAAGAAGATGACTTACCCAAACGTCTGCTTTGAGAAGCTGTATGGAAAAGACTATACAGAAGCCAAAGAAATGAGTGAATCTGTGCTTGATCTCCTTACCAGTATGTTCAATGAGTATGCTCGCCGATTCAAAGGGGTTAGTACTGGATATTCTCAGTTGAAGCAGGCTGAATCTGTTGTTGTTCAGGAGAGTCAGGATCATTTGGATAGGCTAAAGCTGGTTGTTGAAGACTTTGGGTATTTGAAAATGGATTCTGAGTACAAGAATCTTGCTGTTGATTCAGGAAATGAGCCAAGGTATGAGCTGGAGATGTACCTAAGGGAACCTGTTGAGAATCAGAAGCTTATGATGGGATTTGAGTTCGACATACTCGGTTGGTGGAAGGTCCACAGAATCAAGTTTCCTGTGCTGGCAGAGATGGCGAGGGATTTACTTGCGATGCAGGTTTCATCAGTGGCTTCAGAAAGTGCTTTTAGCACAAGTGGTACAATCTTGGAGCCATATAGAAGCTGTTTAACCCATTACTTGATCGAAGTTTTGATGTGTAGTGAGCAGATTTTAGAAGAATTTGAGCAGCTAGACAAGCTTGAGAAAggtatgtttttatttatcttagTTTCTTTCAATGTTTCATTCGATTGCTAGAGAAGCTGATATtagttatcttttgtttgtcGTCTCAGAGTTTGGGAATGTGAGAATTGAAGATTGAAGATTTCTCTTGaagtttgaagttttttttttttttttttggtgttggCTTTGGATTTCATTTCGCCTTTGATCTCATTAGAGATGTCTTTTGCTTTGACAGTTGCATTTAAGCTATATTATGAACAAGTTTGATTTCTTTTGAAGTTTAGTAAAAGTTCTTTTGAGTTTTCCTTTCACTGTTGCAATTTACTTAACGAACGTGTTCTAGTCTTTGTCCACGTTTAAGATAGTTGTGTTATTCAGGTTGTGTAATGCACAAAGCTGGACCTAAGATAGTTGTGTTATACACGTTTTAAGATACTTGTGTTCACTTACGTTGAACCTAAAATTGTCTTGCTTAGTGTTGACGTGTTTTCCACCCATGTTAACGAGTCTGTAGTGTTTCAATTGTactgttattattttttagcATTACAGAGCCTGTAAGTGTTTCATGAAGCAAAATTATTTTGTTCAGATTTTCGGGTAATATAAGGTATTTCGGGTAAAATGAGTAGTTTTGATAACCGAAACCCGGTCTAGAACCGAACCCGAAATTTAATTGGGTTCAACCGGGTTTAGACTGTGCTACAAgatccgacccgaacccgacaTAACCCGAAACAAGACTGAACCGAACTTTTATAATATCCGAATGGAGCTGATTTATGTGAacccgaaaaaccaaaacccgatTAGAAccaacccgaacccgaatggtcACCTGATTGCCGTGCCTAATTTTAACCTATTTTCATCAATTAGAAAACAAGTGAGATCTAAATAGAAAACACGATAAAATTGCATTTGATGAAATATTTAATGTTCAACTCGTTTGTTTCGTAGATACTGTATCGCCGGCTTGCCGAAATGTACTCTACGATTTTTCAATTTTGGGTTgattaatgaatttttataattaaaatatatgaatatttaatGTTTAGAATGGAACAGAGAAAGATAAGGGGagtgattggttgggttgtaactctagaaaatttactttagcattttgtctgtaggatttttgatttagctttaagtgatgtagctttaaaatttcctacagctaaaaaaatggagctttagaaaataagatgtttaCAACCATTTTTAGTGTGcttttgctgtagctttaatttttggttgtagctttaaaacCAAGATAAAACATAATTGGTagtatttaaggttgtagatgaAAACTAAAGCTAAGGTCACTTCCTacagcccaaccaatcaccccaaAAGTTTCTGGTGATGAAGCTTAATATTCACCTACTAATTAGTGTTAAGGTTTCGACATcgtatataataagatatatgtaaaaaatacaTCTATTAATGATTTCTTATAAAAGAAGTATATCTGATTGATAAAACAGGTAGAATGGTCTTTATACGATCAGGATAATGGGTAGCTCGTAATTTATTGCGACGTGAGGAAGAGAAGGAGATATTAGAACCCAGTATAACTAAGCTCCAAGTCTTTGGTTGGAAGATAAAAGCTCCACAGAAAATTcgccatcttatatggcaattgataacaggtcatgtggcagtaacaaaaaaaacttgataaaACGCAACATGAGATGCGATAATTACTGTCCAAGATGTAGGGAACCAAAAGAATCTGTTACTCATGCAATATTTGAGTGTCAGCCTGCTTTACAAGTTTGGGCCTTATCTTCAACGCCAACGAGTTCAGATATTTTCCATGTCGCGAGTATCTATGCTAATATGGATTACATCTTCTGAAGGAAAAACATCATTGTCAGGCCAGAATTAGATAGGGATCCATACCCCTGGGTaatttggtatatttggaaggctagGAATGATAAACATTTTAGGGGCATAGATAGAAACCCTATGGAGTTAGTTCGTTATGTAGAGAGTGAGTATCAAGCCTGGTTCAATTCAAACGAAATGATCCCACCGACTATACATGAGCATAGTAGTGATCAATCTCAAGCCATAAGCTTGGGTATTATTTGTCTAATAAATGGATCATGGACATCCACATCAAAGTTAGGCGggagtggatgggcttggatgGACAGTTTGGGGAAGGCTCAACTTATGGGGACACGGAATTATACTCAACGAGAGTCTCCTCTGCACACAGAAGTAGAAGCACTAAGATGGGCGATGGAGAGCATGCTATAATACTCGACATGTCAGAGCTTTAGAATAGACTGCAAGGACCTGATCGCTATGATTAATGAACCACAAGCTTGGCCAAGTTTTGCAACAGAATTGAAGAGGATAGAAACTTTGCAGATATGCTTTCTGGAATTCAAGATTACCCATGTTCCATGGGCACAAAATCGGATCTCTGACTTCCTAGCCAGGATGGCAAGATCTTTCCATAAAGACATTTattttgttggttgttctattcagGTCtagttacccagaccacctcaagtttgagtactAGAATAGCTTttcgatgtcaaaaaaaaaacaagtagaATTCAATTACGAATACACAGGGTATCTAAGACCAAGAACTATTGAAAGTATAGAATTGCTTTAAAAGTACTATGATCTCCTTTTTCTTGTCCTTGGTCTCTCTTTTATAGGTTTTCAAGGATGAATCATAACGGCCATGTGATCTCCAGTGAGTATATGGGATTTTATTGATGGTCTTTAATGTTTTGAATCTTTTTCAAATCAGGTTTGACTGTGCGAGCTCGGCATGACAGTCTCTCCAGCTTGGGATGGGTATGGGCCTGCTATCTTTTTCTGGTTTAAGTGATTCTGGGTCTCGAATCGGGTCTTGACTGGGGTGAAGCCGCCTCCAAAAATACCCCCCCCTCCGGAAGACCGACGTGTCTTAAGTTAGCATCCAGCTCGGGTGTAGGTTCTGAGATGTATAGTATGCTCGAGATTGTTGCTTCTGTAGGAGATCTAGAATCCGAAAACTGCCATTacattcaattcaattcaagaTATAAGAGAGTCACTCAAGGTTCCTGTGGAAATGGTTTCTTCCCTCTTTATGAGGCTGATAGGCCTTGGCTGGCGCATTCAGGGGTAGTTTACTATGTACGAGGAGCACTTGTCACATTTGATTCCCTCTTTCTTCCATCCTGGTTAAATATTGGGATAGACGTGGTATAGTTGTTTCACAGTTGACGCTTAGTCGGATTTCGGACCATTATAGGCCTCCTAGTTCTATCATGCGAGGTCGGACAGGAGATGGTGCCTTAAATGCTTGAGGCTATGGCTGCTTTTAATTCGGTTTCGTCAAAGCTTGGTGCGTATGATCTCTTCGGAAATTCACGAATATTGTTCACTGTTAGTGATTCGCTTAAGAACTGGGCAAGTAAATATTTCTTTGTTAAGATAGACGAGAATTTAGTCCCCGGAGATTTTGTGAGGTCGGTTTGGTCAGAATAGAACGCGAATCTTGGTAGGTATTTTTGACGATATTGTTATTGTTCTACATTTTGGGTTTAAACTCTATAGTCTTaaggtttatatattttccttttttgtcAGCCTATATTGGGGCGACATTGGTAGGCCTCGAGGCAGGAAACCTGTGATTTACGAGTTGAAAGACATTTCCCCTGTATTTGGAGTTCGTTTACTCCTATTTGGATTGCGGCCATTTTGAATGCTCTTTCTGATAGGTATAAAATCAGTTAATCTTGGCcttggcatttttttttgtccttaCATCATTTGCCTTTTTTGTCAGGTCGTCCCAATGATCCTCCACCTTCCATTATCCGTCCTTTTTGGATCTAGGAAGCGCCTTCTGTGGAGTCCGAAAGTGGTCTCGAGATAACTGATTTGATAGTTTTGCTATGGAAATTAATGCTTTCGGATCTCTTGCTTTTCATTCCTCGTCTGTCCCAAATATCCGATCTTAGGGAGTTGTTCATCGGTTTGCAGCGATCAGCAGCCATTGGTCTGACACAGGTCGTCCATCGCCTTTGGATGCCCAAATGTTGAGGGGTGTTACTTTATTGAGTGGAGGTTGGCATCAACGAGGCTCGGGTTGTAGATACCAATGCCAACCTTCTTCTTTTGGAGTCTCAGGAAGTAGGAACACTTCTGCTTTGTCTGAGAGGGTTATACATAATTCAAAGGTCATGCCTCTTACCACTGGTGTGCCCTCTTTCCAAGCAGGAAATTTTTTCCATATCTTTCAATTTTCCTGGTGATTTCGCTCTCGCTGAGGATGGCTCGGCTTGTGTTGACATTTATTAGCATTTCCATCTGGTTGGTTATAGactatggatttgacccattttcatccatagtttataagtgtttttactaataattatataattatagagtctatttattatatttataagatcatgaatgttttggagataagtgatgattttggagtattttggagatatttggagcaagcacccgagatgaccatcgagatCGACTATCGGTCGATATTGGAGAGCTagaatcgatcgatacacaAGACATGGTATCGATCGACAGCAAAGCACACAGGAAGCCCGTTTGGTCATagccgacttgaagcccaagattTCACTATTTTACAAGATTGCctctgacgagtttttaacctaattatataagctttgccgccatgttagaggcaaagtgtgctttcttcgtgtttcattgttttattgatagataggagagaagatccaaagttataatttgtgattggaactccattgatatctAGTTTATCTATTCTATGAAATTTTATACTTAtccattgttatgaattgcttagccatgtctgagtagttctcttgttagattttagggtttaaataggttaggagggattagctccaactatagattgctgagttgtgataatcatctttaggattgttcattaatgcatgtttctagattagctacctagaacctGCCCTTGGATAGATTGATAAAAGCCATAGCTTTATTCTCatcctgaaaacattctaaTAGAGCTATGTttcttgttggggtcaaaaacggttacgacggaattaccactcgaaaatcctcagagatcgtatttccgaaagagttagtaaaagaagggatataattttcgtaaaaataacctatacgaggttatttctacgaagaagtattctttgggattcaaaccaaacgatcgtcccgctcggtcgctacgtagcgaccgagcttagccaagctcggtcgctacgtagcgaccgagcgatcgtcccgctcggtcgctacatagcgaccgagctcgagccaaagctcggtcgctacgtagcgaccgagcgatcgtcccgctcggtcgctacgtagcgaccgagctcagccaagctcggtcgctacgtagcgaccgagcgatcgtcccgctcggtcgctacgtagcgaccgagctcgagccaaagctcggtcgctacgtagcgaccgagcgatcgtcccgctcggtcgctacgtagcgaccgagctcagccaagctcggtcgctacgtagcgaccgagcgatcgtcccgctcggtcgctacgtagcgaccgagctcgagccaaagctcggtcgctacgtagcgaccgagcgatcgtcccgctcggtcgctacgtagcgactgagctcagccaagctcggtcgctacgtagcgaccgagcgatcgtcccgatcggtcgctacgtagcgaccgagctcgagccaaagctcggtcgctacgtagcgaccgagcgatcgtcccgctcggtcgctacgtagcgaccgagctcagccaagctcggtcgctacgtagcgaccgagcgatagtcccgctcggtcgctacgtagcgaccgagctcgagccaaagctcggtcgctacgtagcgaccgagcgatagtcccgctcggtcgctacgtagcaaccgagctcgagccaaagctcggtcgctacgtagcgaccgagcgatcgtcccgctcggtcgctacgtagcgaccgagctcagccaagctcggtcgctacgtagcgaccgagcgatcgtcccgctcggtcgctacgtagcgaccgagctcagccaagctcggtcgctacgtagcgaccgagcgatcgtcccgctcggtcgctacgtagcgaccgagctcgagccaaagctcggtcgctacgtagcgaccgagcgatcgtcccgctcggtcgctacgtagcgaccgagctcagccaagctcggtcgctacgtagcgaccgagcgatcgtcccgctcggtcgctacgtagcgaccgagctcaagccgaagctcggtcgctacgtagcgaccgagcactcgtttcgctcggtcgctacatagcgaccgggctcgagccaaagttcggtcgctgtgtagcgattgaacctttccgaacatcgatacgacaccagtcttgcattctcgtcaaaccttcgaatgctatctcccgaagaccgtagcaagctcagtctatgtttcccgctattctaattcatcgatcaaacttcgcggattagaaaccgcggaaaactcgtagtaaacgtgtcgagtcggaagacggcccaaagggacctaaaacacgactcgaggcccatcctacgatttttcctaaccaaaagcccgtgaaccacagcatggttcgcgcttggcccgcgaggaaggataaatgtcaagtttccgcggataaatacggaagttttgaagataattgtgaagatcgggaaaaatggaatatctccatttttatgctatgacggcttaagggcagaagagtaaaagcgtaaaccgaccttggagctagtatataaggagtcctaggcgaggagcagagggagaactttttcagagcaaacttagcacttagagcgatttaggcaactttccgtttttgttatttcgagctgcgactcaattaggtttagccgtcttagggttgctagaactaggaatctcgccgacagctctcgagcccaggcttataccttgttgtaacgctcatacgcagattcggaataagatctatttgctctcttttcgatttcttatttttatcgttgttattctcgtgttctgattgcttgacgtgtggtaattaacagatatccgggtcctctgggaaactagggttttcttagtttccttatttaaacggaaatcgacagtgcgaatttcggttcccacagtttggcgctagaaggagggggacttacggatcaatctaacccgcaaaagccacacacagtcagacatgtcaaccaacgacgcggataacgtgcaaactccccttaacggaggcagcggcaccgatctccacactccggtagcggacgtatctgcggccaacgcgcaagccaacgccgcgactctcgaggagtttaaaaagatgttcgccacctatgaaaaaaggtcggaagaacaggataagctcgtgaataccttgaccaaacaggttgaaaccttaacggcaaggacccaagctatccgtccccgcggaaccaccaaaatccgcgggaagaggctcgatttcgccaccccactcgatagagcaggagtcgcgcgggaacgaccttccggtcaaaaccccagcgagaagtctcccatcgagaaggggaactctgaaagtcttccgctccctgcaaaggactcggaggataacgaagccgaacacattgacctggatcctagcgatgtctccaacgacagcGAAGAGGATggcgacagacatccaagaaggaccagaagccgatccgctcgggaaggctccccgttcgaaaaaccaatgacagaagaagaagaagtcgcctattggaacgaacaag is drawn from Brassica rapa cultivar Chiifu-401-42 chromosome A05, CAAS_Brap_v3.01, whole genome shotgun sequence and contains these coding sequences:
- the LOC117134198 gene encoding zinc finger BED domain-containing protein RICESLEEPER 2-like; this encodes MRCSAHIINLIAREGLCDLGENVLAIRNAVQYVQSSTNRLNAFDQRVITGKMTRRSLPMDVKTRWNSTFLMLSRALQFKVAFDRMEAEDKLYNDYFLEVENGVKRCGPPGLSDWNAVEKLKRFLVIFYNSTLVVSASSKVNSYKCYGEIVTVERNLTTLTCNLDPYLKLKVEDMLQKFLKYWDGMKNVNKMLIFAAIINPRKKMTYPNVCFEKLYGKDYTEAKEMSESVLDLLTSMFNEYARRFKGVSTGYSQLKQAESVVVQESQDHLDRLKLVVEDFGYLKMDSEYKNLAVDSGNEPRYELEMYLREPVENQKLMMGFEFDILGWWKVHRIKFPVLAEMARDLLAMQVSSVASESAFSTSGTILEPYRSCLTHYLIEVLMCSEQILEEFEQLDKLEKGMFLFILVSFNVSFDC